Proteins from a single region of Xenopus laevis strain J_2021 chromosome 9_10S, Xenopus_laevis_v10.1, whole genome shotgun sequence:
- the prelid3b.S gene encoding PRELI domain containing 3B S homeolog gives MRIWTSEHVFDHPWETVTTAAMQKYPNPMNPSVVGVDVLNRHIDSSGKLHSDRLLSTEWGMPSLVKSIIGASRTKTYVQEHSVVDPVERTMELESSNITFTNMVSVDERLIYKPHPQDPGKTVLTQEAIIAVKGVSLSSYLEGMMANTISSNANKGRDAMEWVIGRLNAEIEDLKASTRSSIRSSMAAAAFLEK, from the exons ATGAGGATCTGGACATCGGAGCATGTGTTCGA CCACCCATGGGAGACTGTAACAACAGCCGCCATGCAGAAATATCCCAATCCCATGAACCCAAGTGTAGTTGGCGTGGACGTATTAAACCGACACATTGACTCCAGCGGCAAACTCCACAGTGACCGGCTCCTCAGCACGGAGTGGGGGATGCCTTCCCTCGTCAAGTCG ATTATTGGGGCATCCAGAACAAAGACCTATGTTCAGGAACATTCCGTGGTGGATCCCGTAGAAAGAACAATGGAGCTAGAATCCTCCAAT ATAACATTCACAAACATGGTGTCCGTGGATGAAAGACTCATTTATAAGCCGCACCCCCAAgaccctggaaa AACCGTGCTCACACAGGAAGCCATCATTGCAGTGAAAGGGGTCAGTCTGAGCAGTTACTTAGAGGGAATGATGGCAAATACCATTTCTTCCAATGCAAACAAG GGCCGGGATGCAATGGAATGGGTAATCGGCAGATTAAATGCCGAAATTGAAGATCTGAAAGCATCGACCAGAAGCAGCATAAGGTCATCGATGGCAGCGGCTGCGTTTCTGGAGAAATGA